The Neosynechococcus sphagnicola sy1 region ATACGGTTTGCCATGCCGGAAAATCCCCTGGCAACCCTCGCCATCGCACTCCCTCCACCAAAACATAGAAAACTGGCGTTCAGAACATCCCACATATCGACGCTACGAGGACGACCACCGAATTTCGGCTCGGGTATCAAGTCGTTGAGTAGTTCAAATTGGGCTTGAGACAAATTACTGGGGTAAGCTTTACTCATGACGCTCTCTCAGTGCTGTGTACGACATATTCGCAGCTTACACTGAGTGAGCTTTTTTACTCACTAAACGACTTTTAAAACACCCTCTGAGTTCTACCCATGGAACTGTACCTCATTCCTGGGGAATTGCCTGACTTGCGCTATCAGTATCGTTGGGAGCCCCATGCAGTACAGACGATCTTTACTACTGTTTTTCCTCTTCCTCGCTGGTGCGGGTGTCTTCGTGTGGTTTACGAGCCAGTCGATGCCCAATGTTGTGGCATCCCACTTTGGCACTTCAGGCTCTGCCAATGGGTTCATGCCCCGCGACTATTACGTTCTTTTCATCCTCACTTTCGTGGTCGGACTTCCCCTGCTGCTGCTGGTTGGTACCTACGTTGCTCTCGCTAGCCCGAGAGTCCGCATCAATCTGCCGCACCGTGAGTATTGGCTAGCACCCGCTAGGCGAGCTGAAACCGTGTCCTTCTTGCGCGCACACTCGGTGTGGTTTGCAGCAATGCTCGTTGCCTTTCTCTGCTACGTTCACTGGCTGGTTGTTCGCGCAAATCAGGTACAGCCCGTCCAATTGTCAACGCCAGGGCTACTTGCTGGCTTGGGAATCTTCTTTGCGGCGATGTTTTTTTGGGCAATGGCGATGATTCGTCGCTTTAGCCATCGCCCCTAACCCATCGGTAGGGGAAGCTCTGGAGCAACGGGGTAGTCAAATGACAGTTTCAAGCTTCGCTTAAAACGTTTTCTGCACCACTAAGCAGTTGACGATAGAAACTGCCGAGGAGGAACCACCGACAGCCTCAATGCTGGACTAGGGCATCATCTCCTCACCTGGCATTGTCTCCGATAGTTTGTTAAAGATGTCGTTCTACCGCATCGCTAAATTCTTGGTAGGATTTGACCCCAATAATTGTTTCCTTCAACTCACCTTGCTTAAAAAATAGAACCGCCGGAATACTGCGAATACCAAAGCGTTTAGCCAGGGGTTTATTGGCATCCATATCTAACTTGAAGACCTTGGCGCGATCGCCATAGTCGCCGTCTAATTGATCCATCAATGGGCTGACCAACTTGCAGGGACCACACCAAGTGGCTGTACAGTCAACTACTAGCAAGGTTGCAGTGGTTAAGAGTGTATCCAATTCGGCTTCGCTTTGAATGTAGGTGACAGTTGTCAAAATGACTTCCTCAAAAAATCCCAAAGAGTGGATGCATTACCTAAAAGTTATTGCTGTGAAATCAGCTGAGATCCTGACACCAAAGAGACCATTGAGGTAAACGATCTCTAGGTAGTTGAGAGCTACTACCAAAACATCTGGACAGCAATTTTTCAGATATAGCCATCCTAACTGAGAACGGCGAAAGTCCTGGCGAAACTTGGAATTTGGCGTACCGCTTTGGGCGAAGAGCGGCGTTCTTGGCCCCACCACTCCTGCAGGGATGGTTGCCAGTCTACCGGGTAGATCGTATTCAGATATACTTCCAGGCAACTCACTACGGACAGGGTTTCGAGCACAGTTAGGTAGGATCTAGGGGAACAGCGACATTTCACTATGGCAAATGGCATTCACCTCGCCCAGGTTAAGCAAGGGGCAAAGCACTGGAATGATTGGCGTGAGGCTAATATCGGTACAGTACTGGATCTCAGTGATGCGAACCTCATCGGGGTGAATCTGAGTGGAGCGAGTCTGGTGGGCGTTAATTTGAGTGGAGCTTATCTCAGTGGTGCCTATTTGAGTCGCGCTGATTTACAGGAAGCCAATCTCGCTAAAGCCAATCTCGCCGACGCTGATTTTACAGGAGCCAACTTTACCGCTGCCTATCTTTCAGACGCAAACCTCACGGGAGCCAACTTAAGTGGGGCTGATTTACCAGGTGCCAACCTCTTTGCCGCTAACTTCCAGCAGGCAAACCTGCGAGGAGCTAACCTTCGCGAGGCAAGACTCTTTGAGGCCAATTTAACGGCTGCTGAGTTAGTAGATGTAGACCTCACCCGTGCCAACCTCTGTCGCGCCAATCTCGGTCAGGCCAATCTTACCCGCGCCGATCTCAGTCGCGCTTACTTAATCCATGCCAACTTGATTGAAGCTAATCTCAACGAGGCAGAGCTGTTAGAGACAAATTTGACAGAAGCCGATCTCAGTCGTGCCAACCTCTCAGAGGCAAATTGCAGCGGTGCCAATCTCCGTCGGGTGAATCTGGGGGAGGCTTATTTGGTAGGCGCGACCCTCAATGGAGCAGACTTCACGGGGGCTTCTTTTGAGGGGGCAAATCTCACTGGCGTTAAAGCGCTCTCAGCCAATTTTAGAGCTGCTAAGTTCACGGGGGCTTGCTTGGAAGACTGGCGGATTAACCGAGATACCCAGTTAGATGGTATTCTCTGCGATTATCTGTTTTTACAAAGCCATCAACGCCAGCGCCGCCCCTTTGAAGGGGTCTTCGCACCAGGTGGGTTTATTCAGGTGATGGGTCTGAAGTAGACTTTGCCAAGCGGTGATCGAGCTGGTGCAGTAACAGGAAGGCGATCATCACACTGGCGGCTAACAGTCCCCAATATCCATCGGCCCAGGGACGGGGTTGATCCAGAGCCAGTCCTCCCAAGGGCTGCCCGATGAGATAGCCGATGGCCCACCCGAGGGAATTGATGGAAAGGTAAGTTCCCCGCAGCGGTTCAGGCGCTAGTTCCACCACCAGTGAAGAAGCTGCGGGCAAATAGGTCACCGTGGCGATCGCCAACAGACCCAACCCCACCAGCGCCCCCGCCAGTGGGAATCGAGGAGTCACCCCCGTTAGACCAATGGTGACAAAACCCAAACCCCATAACCAGGCCGAGAGCCGCAGAACTTGGGTGCGGGGGAGGGATTTCAGGGCGCGGGCGGTGGGGAGTTGACAGAGGGTGCACACCAGTAAATACCAGGTAAACAGAGCGCTGATGATCAGCGATGAAAATCCCTGTCCTGAGGGCGTGGCGTGGACAAAATTGCTGAAATATAACGGTAGGGTGCTGTAAACCTGAGCAATATAAGCGGTCAACAATATATTCAACAGTCCATAGATTTGCAGGGGGCGATCGCCCAGGGCAAGGTACCAACCGGTGAAAAACGGCGGCGGTTGTGCGGCCACGGTGCGAGTTTCCGCGATCGCTCCATAGATCACCCCAAAAAACACGAGAAAAGACAGGCCATCCACCACAAACAGCAGGCGAAAGGCTCCCGTCGTGCCAATCACCAGTCCCCCGAGCACCACTCCCATCCCCAAGCCCAGGTTATCCCCCAGGCGGGTCAAGGCATAGGCTTCACTGCGCTGGTGAGGGTGGGTTAAATCGGCAACCACCGCTTCCGTCGCCGGCCAGTAAAGACCCACGCCCAAGCCCATGAGCAAATTCCCGATCACCAGCAGGGGAAAATCGGCGGCGATCGCCAACACAAACGAGGCCACCGCCGCCATTAACATCGATAGCAGCAGCGTGCGGCGGCGACCCCAGAGGGGAGTGTCTGCGAAGGAACCCCCGAGAATCCGTCCCAGGATACCGGACAGGGAAGCACTGCCCAACCCGATACCCACCTGGGTTGCCGATAGGTGCACATGGTTGACAAAGAAAATCGGGGCATAGAATAGGGTGAAGCCCGTGCCCAGTTGGGACAGCAATCGACCCCCCCACCAAGATCCAGATCTGAGGGTGGAGCTGGGGGAGTGGGATAGGTAACCGCAATCGGGATAAATAATGCATGGGGTTGGCAAAGCACAATGACGCAGCGTCAAGACTGGAGAACGTTGGGTGTCGCCCCCGATGGGCAACCGCCTGGGATGGGGCAGGTGGATGATTAGCTATCTCAAAGGAACAGTGGCTGGAACTCAAAAAAACCAGTGCCACTCGCGTCACCCTCACCCTGGAAGTCAACCACATCGGCTATGAGGTTCAGATTGTTCCCCGCCTGCTGCTGCAGCTCCCTGCTCTAGGAGAACCCCTGCAAGTCTATACCCATTTGCAGGTACGGGAGGATGATCTGGTTCTCTACGGCTTTGCAGCGGCTGCGGAACGGGATCTCTTCCGGCAACTGGTTAGCGTCAGTCGGGGTTGGTCCCCAGTTGGCGATCGCCCTGCTGGATACCCTGGGATTACAGGATTTAGTCCAGGCGATTGTGGCTGGCAACAGCCGGGTGTTATCCCGAACGCCGGGGGTGGGGAGTAAAACCGCCGAGCGACTGGCTTTGGAACTGAAAACCAAGTTAGCAGAATGGCGACAGCGAGCGGAGTTAACCACCCTCTCAGCCGCTGGCCCCACCCCGGATCTCCAGGAAGACGTGGAAATGACCCTGCTGGCCTTGGGTTACACCAACCGAGAAATCAGCAGCGCCTTACAAGCCGTGGGTCAGCAAACCAGCTTGGCAAAAAACTGCCGATGTCGAAGCCTGGATTCGGGCGGCGATCGCCTGGTTAAGCCAGGGTTAGACTTCTTATCCACGAATGGATATCTTTCCCCAGTGCAGTTTAAGGAGAACGATTGGCATATGCTAGAACATCAGATGGCAGCTTCAATTACCTGTCCACTTTTTTGAGACAAGGTCAGTCGGTGGCTGATGCCAACCATAGACGAGGGGCAACCACTCTGATGGCTGTTGATTCTTATGACTACGACATCCTGGAACCGTCATCATATTTTGTCCCTGGCTGACTTCACCCCCAGTGAATACAACACGGTGTTGCAAACCGCCGCGAGTTTTCGGGAGGTGCTGTCTCGTCGGACGAAGAAAGTCCCCACCCTCCAGGGACAGGTGGTGGCCAACCTATTTTTTGAACCCTCGACGCGCACCCGCAGTAGCTTTGAGTTGGCAGCGAAGCGGCTGTCTGCCGATACCCTCAATTTTGCCCCCAGTTCTTCTTCCCTCACCAAAGGCGAAACGATTCTGGATACGGCCAAAACCTATCTGGCCATGGGCACGGATCTAATGGTGATTCGTCATCGAGATGCTGGGGTTCCCCAAGCGATCGCCACGGAGATGGAGCGACTAGGCTCACGGGTGGGAGTCCTGAATGCAGGGGATGGACAACATGAACATCCCTCCCAAGGGCTGCTGGATTTGTTTACCCTCTGTACCCTGCTCGATCCGGGGCAACCGCGCTGGGAGTTATTGCAGGGGAAAAAAATTGCCATTGTGGGGGATATCTTACATTCACGGGTGGCGAGATCGAATCTCTGGAGTTTGACCGCCTCTGGAGCGGAGGTACACCTGGCGGCACCCCCCACCCTGCTGCCCCAGCTGTTTGCCTCCTATGGATCTGCCCAGGGTCGTCAGCTGCATCTCCATTGGAGCCTGGAACCTGCCTTGGAAGCTGCCGATTTTGTCATGACCCTACGACTGCAAAAAGAACGAATGACGCAGCATTTATTGCCCAGTCTGCGGGAGTATCATCAACAGTTTGGAATTACCCGCGATCGCCTGCAACTCTGTCACCCCGATGTCAAAGTTTTACACCCAGGGCCTGTGAATCGGGGGGTGGAAATTAGTTCTGACCTGATGGATGATCCACGCATTAGCTTGATTTCTCAACAGGTCACCAGTGGTGTTGCGGTGCGGATGGCCTTGCTGTACCTCATGGGCAGTGGCAAAGTTTAGCAGCGTTGATCCTCATGATCCTCTCCTTCCTCCTCCGACAGCAGCACTATCTATGCTCTCCTCCCCCCTTCCCATAGCTGGCTCAACCACCGATAGCTTGGCAATTACCTTTGCCCCCTTAGCGATCGAGGAGATTTATGCCCTGGCGGATTCACCGGCCAATGGGGCGATTGTGATCATGTGTGGCATGGTGCGCCACCAAACCGCTGGCAAGCCCGTCGTTGCCCTGGAGTACCAGGCGTATCAGCCCATGGCGCTCCAGGTTTTTGCCCAAATTACCGCCCAGATTCGACAAACCTGGCCGGATGTGGTGCGGGTGGTGATCCACCATCGCACAGGGCGCTTAAGAATCGGTGAAATCAGTGTGCTGGTTGCCGTTGGTTGCCCCCATCGCGCTGAGGCGTTTGCTGCCTGTGAGTACGCGATCGACACCCTGAAGCACAACGCCCCCATTTGGAAAAAGGAGCATTGGGCAGACGGCTCCAGTTCCTGGGTCAGTATTGGCGCCTGTGAATTGTCCAGCGAGGGGGGGTAAATTTCCTCCATGATTCAGCCAAGCCTCATGAGGTCACTTTTCAGACAGCAGCGATGGTGGAGGATCGCTTGGGTACTCTCCCCCGCATGGATACTGGGCAGCTTGATGCTTCAAAATAGTGTCAATATTCCAGCCTGGGATCAGTGGTACACCCCGGCAGATGTCTTGATCAAAGTTCATGGGGGTCAACTCTCCTTTGCCGATCTGATGGCCCAATATAACGAGAGCAAATTGCTCTTCCCGAGAATATTTTTTATCGGCTTGGCCTATTTAACGCATTGGGATGTTCGCTATGAAATGCTGGTCAGCTTTCTCTTAGCAGCGCTGATAGCTTTTAATCTCTATGTTGTCAGTCGCTATACGGTTCCCGGTCACCCCCACCCCTGGCTATTCTGGCTGACCAATTTGCTGGTTTTCAGTCCCCTTCAGTCTGAAAATTGGCTCCTGGGAATTTCAGTTGTTTCCTTTGTACCCATGGCCTGCGTGACAACGGGGATGACCATCATTTATCGCAACCAATGGCAGATTCAGCATCAAGTCTTGGCTTGTATGGGTCTCTGCCTTGTGAGTACCTTTTCAATTGCCAATGGCATGGTGGCTTGGGTGCTCATGCCTCCGGTCTTTTGGGCTCATGGCGAGGCACTACCCCAGTATCGACGAGGGCAGTTGATCCTGGCTGCGGCTTGGTTGACGGGCTGGCTGATCAGTCTTGTAATCTATTTCTCGGACTATCAAAAACCCGTAGGTCATCCGAGTTTGACTGCGGGGGTGATTCATCCCTGGATGGCTCTGCAATATTTGCTGTCTTTTCTGGGGGCACCCTTAGGAGGCGGAGAGTTGGGAATTGGCCAACTAGTGGGCCTGATCCTCCTGAGCTTATTCAGCGGCGGTTGCTGGTATTTGCTCCGGCATCGGCGGCAGCCATCCCTGGTGGATCGGGCGGTTCCCTGGTTGGCGATCGCAGCCTATAGTCTGATCAATGGCCTGGTGGCAACTGCCGGTCGGGTGGGTTTTGGCCTCGAACAGTCCCTGGCTTCCCGCTATGTCACGTATTCGGTCTATCTGCCCATTGCCCTCATTTATTTACTCAAAATTATCCATTCAGACTTGCAATTCCAGCCGTCTCTAGGGTCAAGAACCCCAGTTGTGGATCGGGCGATCGCTGCCCTTGTCACCCTCCTATTAACGCTGCAGGTTTTTAGCTTTAACCACGGGGTGCAGCTGATGGAAGCAACGAAATTGAGTCGCATTCAGGGTCAAGCCTGTCTCTTTTTTATTAATGTTTTGAGGGAGGATGCCTGCCTACTAGAAAATTTGTTTCCCAATGTAACTTTTTTACGCGATCGCGCCAATGCTCTCAATGCCCTCGGGTTTTTATCCCCTGGCTTGGCTCACAGTCGTCAATTACAGACGCTCCTGCCTGCGGTGTCGGATCAACCCACCCCCTCCCTGAACCATGGATGGATTGATCAGCTGCAACCGGTGGGCGATCTCAACTACCAATTAAATGGCTGGGCAGTTCTACCCGAGCAGGGGACAGCGGCCAAAATTGTAGTCCTGGCCTATGACGATGCCACGGGGTACTCAACCGCCTTCAAAATTTTGGCCGTTACCGAACCCAGGCCTGACGTTGCCGCCGCCTTCCGGGATCATGCCTATCTGCGTTCTGGATGGAAAGCCACCGTGTCAGGAGCACAGATTCCTGAGCAGGCAACCCACCTCAGTGTCTGGGCCTTTGACCCCAAAATCGGACAGGTGTTTCAGCTGGATGGTACCCGCTCCCTACCGAGATGAAGTGTGTTTTGGATTACATTGAGTCGGTATTCCACTAAACATAGGGAATGCCCGGTCGTCCTCTATCGTAAGGGGATGCAACGAAATGGTGCCGTCGTTGCCGGGATGTTAAGTTTGTAAATTCTACATTCCTGAGGTTGGCAATGAATGTCTTCCTGAGAGTTTTGTGGTGGAATCAATCTGCTCTCATGGGGTTGTCACTTTTCACTTTTGGTGCAGTAGCAACTGAGCTGGTTCCGAAGATTTTGCGACAGAGTTAACAACTGGCGGCAATCAACGGCACAAAGAACACAGCGTGGTGAGGAGTTCCCGTGAGTTTGAGCCGCAGCAAGTTAACTGATCAACCGCCCTTGAGCCTGAGTAGTTTTTTTCCCTTGCTATAACGATAGTGGCACCATTGCCAGCCTGATTGCTGCTGCGGATATGGTCGCCTCTGAGTTAACGACAGACTACGAAATTATTGTGGTCGATGATTGTAGCACCGATACCAGCCGGATACTCCTGCAACAGCTACAGCAGAAGTACCCTGCACTCCGCCTGGTTTTTCATGATCGAAATCGGGGGTATGGGGGGGCGCTCCGGTCTGGTTTTTTCCATGCCAGGAATGAGTTGATTTTTTATACCGATGGTGATGGACAGTATGATGTCTTTGAGTTACGTCATCTATTGCCAGTGATGCAAGAAGGGGTTGATATTGTCAACGGCTATAAAATTTGGCGCAACGACCCTTGGCATCGCGTGATCATTGGCAAAATTTATCTCCATCTGATGCGCTTCCTGTTTAATTTCCATGTACGGGATGTGGACTGTGATTTTCGCTTGCTGCGGCGGAATGTCTTTGATCAGGTACAACTCACCCATAATAGTGGGGTGATTTGCCTGGAAATGGTCAAGAAGTTAGAAATGGCAGGGTTTCGATTTGCTGAATATCCTGTGCATCACTTTCACCGTACCTGTGGGCGATCGCAGTTCTTCCAGATTCGCCGCCTCACCTATGTGGCAATGAACATTATTCGCCTGTGGTGGGAATTGTTCGTAGCCTCTAGACCCCAGCAGGCTTCGCGGCATTCGCGACAGTTACAGCGACCCCTCAATCATTCTCTGTTAGTCGTGCCCGCCATTCAGCAAGAAACCACCTCCTGAGCCGATGGAACACCAAGAGTACCCGCTCATGTATGCCCTAGAGGATCACTATTGGTGGTATGTGGGGCTACACCGGTTGGTGTTACAGAACCTCCCGCACCCCTTACCCCCCCGACCCACCCCTAAGATCCTGGATGCGGGGTGTGGGACGGGTCGGATGTTGCAGCTGTTGCAACAGACACGACCGCAGGGGGAATTTTGGGGCATTGATTTAGAAGCCACTGCGGTGGAATTGACCCAGCAGCGCTGTGATGCCCAGGTGGCGATCGCATCAGTGACCGATTTACCCTTCCCCGATCAGACCTTTGACGGGGTGATTTCCCTGGATGTGATTTCGAGCCGGGGGGTGGCGATCGAGGAGGCACTCCAGGAGTTTGCCCGGGTTCTCAAACCGCGGGGTTGGCTGATTTTAAACCTCCCCGCTTTGGAGTCCCTGCGAGGTCAACACGATTTAGCCGTGCATACCGAGCGACGTTACACCCGCCCGCAGATCGAGCAATTACTCCGAGCTGCTGGATTTAATACGCAAGTCCTCACCTATTGGAATCTGACCCTGTTACCAGTGGTGGCAATTGTGCGCTTTTGCTCCCGCCACTTTCCTGTTTCTAGAGCCGCTGCCATGGCTCCCCGTTCTGATCTGAAGCCCTTACCCACGCTGCTGAATCGCTGCCTCACCCGGTTAATTTTGTGGGAGGTACAGCTCACCCGCCGCTGGTCTTTACCGATTGGCTCATCGGTGTTTGCCGTTGGCTCCCTAGGCCCTGGAAGCTGCCAACCAAAACAGCCCATCGACCAAGATCGTACTCAGTACCGCCCCCCCAAAGGTCCAATGGTGTAGATGACGCGATCGCAAGGGAGCCAATCCCATCATTGCTAGCATCATTCCCAGGATCAGGGCTAACCCAATGCCCCAAGGGGTTTGCATCTGGACGATCGCCCGCTGAAAAATTGGCAGCGCCAAACTCGGATCAACCTGCATCAGTTGCCGCCAGTGGGGAATCAAGCCTACTAGATAAAAGTACAAATCCGTAATTGCAGTCCCCAATAACGATCCCAAATAGAACCAGCTGCCCACCTTTCCCCATTGTCGCCAGAGACAGTAAAGTGCTACGGGCAGGGCGATGGCTTCTACGGGTAAATGCCAGTAAGGTTCCCAGCGCAGCCATCCCCAATAGATAGACCCTGCCAACCAGGTACCACTAAACCCCAGGAGCAAATCTCCCCAAAGGCGAGTGCTGGCACGGGACAATAGGGACAAACTGCACCCCAGCCACCCCAGGGTGAGCAGGAGGCTAAACCAGGGGAATAAGCGCACCAAAGGGGCTTGGATAAACACCGGCACCGAGACCAAAAACACCGCTGCCCCAAAGAGCCACCACTTGAGGTGAGTCGTGCCCATAGTAACCCTAGTGAACAAGGATCCAGAGGTACAACCAGTTGACGAAGAGGGGGGGCGTATAGGAAGACAATGTTTGATGAAACTAAATGAAATTTATTTATTTTTCTTAATCTATCACAGCTATATCCCCCTCGGGGGCATCTACTCCTAGATGAATGAACAGCCAAGTGCAGTGATACTCTGAGAAGTGAGTCTGAATCAACGAGGAATCAACAGCGCATGGGTTTGGCAGCAGCGACGTATGGGGCCGTTTCTCTTAGCACTCCCATGGTCTTACCTCTCTTCGGGGTCTCTGAGGTGGAACCAATCGCCCAAATGAATCTGTTTCAGGCCCTGATTCTGGGGATGGTGCAGGGCTTAACCGAGTTTTTACCCATTAGCAGTACCGCCCATCTGAAAGTGGTGCCCGTGGCCTTGGGTTGGGGCGATCCGGGGGTAGCGGTTTACTGCGGTGATCCAACTGGGCAGCATCCTGGCGGTGTTGTGGTACTTCCGGCAAGACTTATCGCAAATTATTCGGGGTACCGTCAAGGCGATCGCCCGCGCTAACTACAAAGCCCGTACCTTTCGTATGGCTCTAGGCATTGTTCTGGGGACGATCCCGATTTTGTTTTTTGGCTTGTTGATCAAGCTATTGGTTCCAGACTACGACCATTCGCCGCTGCGGAGTTTAGTGGCCATCGCCCTCGCCTCGATTGGCATGTCGCTGTTGCTAGGATTGGCCGAATTCATCGGCAGCCGCAAACGGGGGTTCCCCCAACTCAGCGTCCTTGATGGGATGTTGATGGGACTCGCCCAAACCCTGGCGTTGATTCCAGGGGTGTCCCGATCAGGTTCTACCTTAACAGCAGGGTTGTTTCTGGGGCTGGAACGGGCAACCGCCGCTCGCTTTTCATTTCTTTTAGGGATTCCCGCCATTACCCTGGCGGGGATTGTGGAACTGAAAGGGGCGTTGCAATCCGGCTTGGAAGGGGCAGGACTCCTGCCCCTGATGGCAGGTATTCTCTCGGCAGCAGTGTTTTCCTATCTGGCGATCGCCTGGTTGCTGCGCTATTTGCAAACCCAAAATACCTGGGTGTTCGTTTGGTATCGGTTGGGGTTTGGCATCGTGATTTTGGGGGCGATCGCCACCGGACTGTTAAACAACCTTTAGGTGAGGATAGTCCCCCCCATTAAACGCTGATAGCGGTAGGTTAACTCTCTCTTCATCAACGCCCAACGCTCCAGGGTCGGATCTTGGGCGATCGCCTGTTCGGCAGCCTCGCGGGCAATTTCCAGCACCGCCTGATCTGCCACTAGGCTAGCGAGGGCAAAGTCTGGCAGTCCTGATTGGCGCGTACCTAAGACCTGCCCAGGGCCGCGAAATCGCAAATCCATCTCGGCAATAAAGAAGCCATCCTGGGACTGTTCCAAGACTTTTAACCGCTGTTGGGCGGGTTCACTTTGAGAGCTACTCATCAGCAAACAGTAAGCCTGATCAGCTCCCCGTCCCACCCGTCCCCGGAGTTGATGCAGTTGGGAGAGTCCAAACCGTTCCGCATGTTCAATTAACATCACCGAAGCATTGGGCACATCCACCCCGACTTCCACCACCGTGGTGGCCACCAAGATGTGACTCTGGTTCTCTCGAAACCGTTGAATTGCGGCATCTTTGTCCCCTGAACTCATCCGTCCATGGAGTAACCCCACCTGAAACTCCGGGAAAATTACCTCGCGCAGCCGCTGATGTTCCGCGATCGCGGATTTCAAGTCCAACTTTTCAGACTCTTCCACCAGGGGCAAAACAATATAAACCTGATGCCCCTGGGCTACTTCCCGCCGTATCAGGTCATAGGCCGAAGTGCGATCGCGGCTACTGAGAACCGTGGTGCGAATCGGCTTCCGACCCGGTGGCAACTCATCAATCTGACTGACATCCAGATCCCCATGGAGGGTGAGGGCGAGGGTTCGGGGAATGGGGGTAGCCGTCAGAGTCAACACATGGGGATGTTCCCCCTTTTGCTGCAAGCGCGCCCGCTGTTGCACCCCAAAGCGGTGTTGTTCATCAATCACTACCAAACCCAAGCGCTGAAAATTGACCCCATCCTCGATCAGGGCATGGGTGCCCACCAGCAACGGCAGTTCCCCCGTAGCAAGTTGGGTGAAAATCTGGCGGCGTTTACTCAGTTTGGTGGAGCCGGTCAGCAGTTCCACGGGTAAATGGAGTAAATTCAGCCAACTGACCAGTTTGCGGTAGTGCTGTTCCGCTAGAACTTCTGTGGGAGCCATGAGAGCCGCTTGATAGCCCGATTGGATAGCTGCCAACAACGCCACCACCGCGACCACGGTTTTACCGGAACCGACATCGCCCTGGACTAAGCGATTCATCGGCAGG contains the following coding sequences:
- a CDS encoding DUF1648 domain-containing protein, which codes for MQYRRSLLLFFLFLAGAGVFVWFTSQSMPNVVASHFGTSGSANGFMPRDYYVLFILTFVVGLPLLLLVGTYVALASPRVRINLPHREYWLAPARRAETVSFLRAHSVWFAAMLVAFLCYVHWLVVRANQVQPVQLSTPGLLAGLGIFFAAMFFWAMAMIRRFSHRP
- a CDS encoding thioredoxin family protein; the encoded protein is MTTVTYIQSEAELDTLLTTATLLVVDCTATWCGPCKLVSPLMDQLDGDYGDRAKVFKLDMDANKPLAKRFGIRSIPAVLFFKQGELKETIIGVKSYQEFSDAVERHL
- a CDS encoding pentapeptide repeat-containing protein, with protein sequence MANGIHLAQVKQGAKHWNDWREANIGTVLDLSDANLIGVNLSGASLVGVNLSGAYLSGAYLSRADLQEANLAKANLADADFTGANFTAAYLSDANLTGANLSGADLPGANLFAANFQQANLRGANLREARLFEANLTAAELVDVDLTRANLCRANLGQANLTRADLSRAYLIHANLIEANLNEAELLETNLTEADLSRANLSEANCSGANLRRVNLGEAYLVGATLNGADFTGASFEGANLTGVKALSANFRAAKFTGACLEDWRINRDTQLDGILCDYLFLQSHQRQRRPFEGVFAPGGFIQVMGLK
- a CDS encoding MFS transporter codes for the protein MPIGGDTQRSPVLTLRHCALPTPCIIYPDCGYLSHSPSSTLRSGSWWGGRLLSQLGTGFTLFYAPIFFVNHVHLSATQVGIGLGSASLSGILGRILGGSFADTPLWGRRRTLLLSMLMAAVASFVLAIAADFPLLVIGNLLMGLGVGLYWPATEAVVADLTHPHQRSEAYALTRLGDNLGLGMGVVLGGLVIGTTGAFRLLFVVDGLSFLVFFGVIYGAIAETRTVAAQPPPFFTGWYLALGDRPLQIYGLLNILLTAYIAQVYSTLPLYFSNFVHATPSGQGFSSLIISALFTWYLLVCTLCQLPTARALKSLPRTQVLRLSAWLWGLGFVTIGLTGVTPRFPLAGALVGLGLLAIATVTYLPAASSLVVELAPEPLRGTYLSINSLGWAIGYLIGQPLGGLALDQPRPWADGYWGLLAASVMIAFLLLHQLDHRLAKSTSDPSPE
- the ruvA gene encoding Holliday junction branch migration protein RuvA, with translation MIWFSTALQRLRNGISSGNWLASVGVGPQLAIALLDTLGLQDLVQAIVAGNSRVLSRTPGVGSKTAERLALELKTKLAEWRQRAELTTLSAAGPTPDLQEDVEMTLLALGYTNREISSALQAVGQQTSLAKNCRCRSLDSGGDRLVKPGLDFLSTNGYLSPVQFKENDWHMLEHQMAASITCPLF
- a CDS encoding aspartate carbamoyltransferase catalytic subunit; the protein is MTTTSWNRHHILSLADFTPSEYNTVLQTAASFREVLSRRTKKVPTLQGQVVANLFFEPSTRTRSSFELAAKRLSADTLNFAPSSSSLTKGETILDTAKTYLAMGTDLMVIRHRDAGVPQAIATEMERLGSRVGVLNAGDGQHEHPSQGLLDLFTLCTLLDPGQPRWELLQGKKIAIVGDILHSRVARSNLWSLTASGAEVHLAAPPTLLPQLFASYGSAQGRQLHLHWSLEPALEAADFVMTLRLQKERMTQHLLPSLREYHQQFGITRDRLQLCHPDVKVLHPGPVNRGVEISSDLMDDPRISLISQQVTSGVAVRMALLYLMGSGKV
- a CDS encoding molybdenum cofactor biosynthesis protein MoaE, whose amino-acid sequence is MLSSPLPIAGSTTDSLAITFAPLAIEEIYALADSPANGAIVIMCGMVRHQTAGKPVVALEYQAYQPMALQVFAQITAQIRQTWPDVVRVVIHHRTGRLRIGEISVLVAVGCPHRAEAFAACEYAIDTLKHNAPIWKKEHWADGSSSWVSIGACELSSEGG
- a CDS encoding class I SAM-dependent DNA methyltransferase, which gives rise to MEHQEYPLMYALEDHYWWYVGLHRLVLQNLPHPLPPRPTPKILDAGCGTGRMLQLLQQTRPQGEFWGIDLEATAVELTQQRCDAQVAIASVTDLPFPDQTFDGVISLDVISSRGVAIEEALQEFARVLKPRGWLILNLPALESLRGQHDLAVHTERRYTRPQIEQLLRAAGFNTQVLTYWNLTLLPVVAIVRFCSRHFPVSRAAAMAPRSDLKPLPTLLNRCLTRLILWEVQLTRRWSLPIGSSVFAVGSLGPGSCQPKQPIDQDRTQYRPPKGPMV
- a CDS encoding DUF3120 domain-containing protein; this translates as MGTTHLKWWLFGAAVFLVSVPVFIQAPLVRLFPWFSLLLTLGWLGCSLSLLSRASTRLWGDLLLGFSGTWLAGSIYWGWLRWEPYWHLPVEAIALPVALYCLWRQWGKVGSWFYLGSLLGTAITDLYFYLVGLIPHWRQLMQVDPSLALPIFQRAIVQMQTPWGIGLALILGMMLAMMGLAPLRSRHLHHWTFGGAVLSTILVDGLFWLAASRA
- a CDS encoding undecaprenyl-diphosphate phosphatase, translated to MNLFQALILGMVQGLTEFLPISSTAHLKVVPVALGWGDPGVAVYCGDPTGQHPGGVVVLPARLIANYSGYRQGDRPR